The following are encoded together in the Vigna angularis cultivar LongXiaoDou No.4 chromosome 9, ASM1680809v1, whole genome shotgun sequence genome:
- the LOC108319320 gene encoding protein BIG GRAIN 1-like B produces MDRWDNKPSRKQNHTYNPSFSSTLLDVIYRSIDEDQTEEKEEERLIFYRETMRKQKQSNCFREDKTEPEKLNSRRARKVENWMDKRTSEKVLMGRNSLTEFERRTRSNSISNTLSMYSSSTSSSESSSVGGFSSSESESFYGVQRPKPIKTSVSDKTKTNFDAALHNHNFRSHSSQTQKPKHENGFGKTKSKALKILYGELKKAKQPISPGARLASFLNSLFTSSGNAKKAKVSTTTTPSTCGPVLIPVPTNRTADTKPAAQQPGSTCSSASSFSRSCLSKTPSSRSGAKRSVRFCPVSVVVDEDCRPCGHKNVYEGAEDLAASNGKNRSEELRLHVMQESRRVEELARDLLKNYQKKNEVEFDAVMHYEDEDDDDDVASCSSSDLFELDNLSAIGIERYREELPVYETTHFNTNRAIANGFIL; encoded by the coding sequence ATGGACAGGTGGGACAATAAACCATCAAGAAAACAGAACCACACATATAACCCTTCTTTCTCTTCCACTCTACTTGACGTTATCTACCGTTCAATCGACGAAGATCAAACGGAGGAAAAGGAAGAGGAGCGGCTCATCTTTTACAGAGAAACCATGAGGAAGCAGAAACAGAGCAATTGTTTCAGAGAGGACAAAACTGAACCTGAGAAACTCAACTCTCGCAGGGCCAGGAAGGTGGAGAATTGGATGGATAAGAGAACCTCGGAGAAAGTTCTAATGGGGAGAAACTCGTTGAcggaatttgaaagaagaacaagaagcaattcaatttcaaacacTCTCTCCATGTATTCAAGTTCAACCTCTTCCTCTGAGTCAAGCTCTGTTGGGGGCTTCTCTTCTTCGGAGTCAGAGTCCTTCTATGGAGTGCAGAGGCCTAAGCCAATCAAAACCAGCGTTTCTGATAAAACCAAAACCAACTTTGATGCCGCACTTCACAATCACAACTTCCGCAGCCACTCTTCCCAAACCCAAAAGCCAAAGCACGAGAATGGTTTCGGCAAAACCAAGTCCAAAGCCTTGAAAATCCTTTATGGTGAGTTGAAAAAAGCAAAGCAACCCATTTCACCGGGTGCAAGACTTGCTAGCTTTCTCAATTCCCTCTTCACTTCAAGCGGAAATGCCAAAAAAGCAAAGGTTTCAACAACCACGACGCCATCTACTTGTGGTCCCGTTCTGATTCCGGTTCCAACAAATCGTACTGCCGATACTAAACCAGCAGCACAACAGCCAGGTTCTACATGTTCATCGGCATCTTCTTTTTCAAGGTCTTGTTTGAGCAAAACACCTTCTTCAAGATCAGGCGCCAAAAGGTCTGTGAGGTTTTGCCCTGTGAGTGTTGTAGTAGATGAAGATTGTAGGCCCTGTGGGCACAAGAATGTTTACGAGGGTGCAGAAGATTTGGCGGCTTCCAATGGAAAGAACAGAAGCGAGGAACTGAGACTGCATGTCATGCAGGAGAGTCGCAGGGTGGAGGAGTTAGCAAGAGACTTGCTGAAGAATTATCAGAAAAAGAACGAAGTGGAGTTTGATGCTGTTATGCAttatgaagatgaagatgatgacgatGACGTAGCCAGTTGTTCAAGTTCTGATCTTTTTGAGTTGGATAATCTATCAGCAATTGGGATTGAGAGGTATAGGGAAGAGTTACCTGTGTATGAAACTACCCATTTCAATACCAATAGAGCCATTGCCAATGGCTTCATTCTGTAA